In Rhodococcus qingshengii JCM 15477, the sequence CGGGCTCGGACCAGGCCTGGGCCCAGATGTCGTCGGCACGAGCCATGCGCGGCATGATGCGAGCCAACTGCTCGGCATTTGCATGCTCGAACAGTGTGGGAGCCAACAAGAAGATGCCGTTCTGGCTGACGCGGCCGGGCGCGCCCGAGCGGTAGTACTCCTCCTCGAAGATGACCCATTCGAGCAGGGACGCATCGCGTCCGCCGAGTTCCTTGGGCCAGGAGACGACGGCGTAGCCGGCATCGGCGAGCGTGTGCTCCCACTGACGGTGCTCTTCGAAGCCTTCGGCGGTATCCATCGACTTCAGGGGAGTCGCGGGCACATTCGCTTCCAGGAACGAGCGAACCTCGTCACGGAATGCGGTTGTGGCGTCGTCGAATACGAGATCCACTAGTTTGTTCCTTCCTGCGGTGCGCGAGCACTGGCAGCCATAGCTTTGGCGTCGAGACCACCAAGCGAGTCTTTGCCGACTTCGGCGTTGTGAGCGTGAGCGAAGTGATGCAGACCGAAGACGGAGTCGATGCCGTTGCGCATCCCCATCTGATCCTCGCACTGATTGACGGCCTTCTTGGTCAAAGCCAGTCCGAAGCGCGGCATCTCGGCGATACGTCCGGCGAGCTCGAACGTCTCCTTCTCGAGATGCTTGCGGGCGACGACGCGGTTCACCATGCCGATTTCGTATGCACGTTGCGCGGTGAACCGATCGCCGGTGAAGAGCATTTCCTTGGCGAATCGTGAACCGACCATCCACGGGTGCGCGAAGTATTCGACGCCGGGGATGCCCATGCGGACAACGGGATCGGAGAAGAAGGCGTCGTCGGCCGCGACGATCATGTCGCAGACCCAGGCGAGCATGAGCCCGCCGGCAATGCAGGCGCCTTGCACCATCGCGATGGTGGGCTTGGGGATCTCCCGCCAACGGCGGCACATGCCCAGGTAGACCTCCATCTCGCGGGCGAAACGCTGGTCACCGCCTGGCTTGTCGACGTGATCCCACCACATGGTGGCCTTGTTCTCGTACTCGACGTGATGGTCGCGTCCCGGAGTTCCCAGGTCGTGACCGGCACTGAAGTGAGGTCCGTTGCCTGCCAGGACGATCACCTTCACGTCGTCGTCTTCGACGGCGCGCTGGAATGCCGCGTCGAGGGCGTACGTGACCACCGAGTTCTGGGCGTTGCGGTAGTCGGGTCGATTCAAGGTCACGACGGCGACCGAGTCACGAACCTCGTAGGTCACGACGTCGGCTTCGAAGGGAACGGTCATGATTGTTCCTCGCGCAGAACCGTTTTGAGGACCTTGCCCGAAGGGTTACGGGGCAGGTGATCTACGAAGCGCACCTCGCGGGGCACCTTGAAGCCTGCGATCTTCTCCTTGAGGAAGGCGATTACCGACTCTTCGGTGAGGCCGGCACCGTCGAGTTGGGCGATGTAGACGCGGCCCACCTCTCCCATCCGGTGATCGGGGATGCCGATGGCAGCAGACTCGTGGACGCCGGGCAGGCGAGCCAACATGCCCTCGATCTCGGCGGGGTAGACGTTGAATCCGCCGCTGACGTACATGTCTTTCAGACGGTCGGTGATGTCGAGATATCCGCGCTCGTCGAGGGTTCCGACGTCTCCGGTGTGCAGCCAGCCGTCGGCGTCGATTGCCTTGGCGGTGGATTCCGGGTCGTCGAGGTACCCGAGCATGACGTTCGGTCCGCGAAGCAGGATCTCGCCTTGGTCGCCGATCTTGACCTCGAAATCGGCTGTCGCGCGGCCGGAACTGGTGGAGACGGTGACCGGGTCGTCGTCGGTGCGGCACATGGTCGCAACCACTGCCTCGGTCAAACCGTATGCCGTGAGGACGGCGTCGAAAAGCTCTGCTTGCATGCGCTCGACGAGAGCAACCGGCACGGGTGCTGCGCCCGTGATCGCGATGCGGAGCGAGGACAGGTCGTATTCGCTGCGGCGGGGATGATCGAGGATGGTCTGGTAGATCGTCGGGGCGCCAGGCAGGATGCTGATCTTCTCGCTGCTGACCAATGCGAGGGTGTCGTCGATGTTGAAGACGGACACCGGCACGATCGTCGCACCGTTCAACAGGCAGACCAGGATTCCGGCCTTGTACCCGAAGGTGTGGAAGAACGGGCTGATGATGAGGAAGTTGTCGTCGGCGGTGACCTCGGCGCATTCACCCCACGACTTGGCGACAGCGATGGACTGACGATGCGCGGTGATCGCGCCCTTGCTGCGCCCCGTGGTGCCGGAGGTGAAGAGGATGTCGCTGACGTCGTCTGGCTGCACCTTCGCAGCACGCGCGTCGGCTTCGGTGCGGGCGGCGTCGGTGGCGAGCGCGAGGAAGTCCTCGAACTCGATGACGCCGTCACGGTCGTCGTCCCCGTCGATCGGTACCTGGATGACGGTCGGGATCCTCAGGTCCGGATTGGCGTCGAGCAACTGCTGGTACCGGTCGGCCTTGAGGAACGTGCCGACGACCACCAGGGCAGCTGCGTCGACGCGCTCGATGATGTCGAGTGCTTCGGTGCCGGTGTAGCGCGTGTTGATCGGGATGATGGCTGCGCCGGCGTACTGAGCGCCCAGCAGGGCGATCACCCAGTGGTACGTGTTGGGCGCCCAGATGACGACGCGGTCGCCTGCCTTCACCCCACGGTTGATCAGTGCGCCGGCGAAATCGCGGACGCGCTGATGTAGCTGTGCGAAGGTCAGTCGGGTGTCGCCATCGGCGATAGCCGCGCGCTCACCGAACTCCTCGGCGGCCCGGATGAGGGCTGATGGGATGGTTCTCGGTTGTTCGGTCACTGGACTCCTACCTGACACGCTACCTAGCAAGTGCTTGGTAGGTTATCTTACATATGTGGACCAGAGCGAGAGCCCGGACGGGCAGATGACGGACGACGAGTTTGCGGCCACGGTCGCGCAGTGGTTGGCCGAGAACTTGACGGGCAAATTCGCCCAGCTCAAGGGTAAGGGCGGCCCCGGCAGTGAGCACGAGTTCTTCGAGCAACGACTCGAGTGGGACAAGCACCTCGCAGCGTCGGGGTGGACGTGCCTCGGGTGGCCGAAGGAGTTCGGCGGGCGGGGAGCAAGCATCTCCCAGCAGGTCATCTTCCATCAGGAGTACGCGAAGGCCGGTGCGCCCGCTCGCGTCAGCCACATCGGTGAGGAGTTGCTCGGCCCGACGCTGATCGCGTACGGCACCGACGAGCAGAAGCGCCGATTCCTTCCTGGCATCAACACGGTCAGTGAACTGTGGTCGCAGGGTTACTCCGAGCCCGGCGCCGGTTCCGACCTCGCGAACGTCTCCACGACCGCACGCCTCGAAGACGGCAAGTGGATCATCAACGGCCAGAAGGTGTGGACCTCACTGGCTCACGTCGCGCAGTGGTGCTTCGTGGTCTGCCGCACCGAGGTGGGCTCCAAGCGTCACCAGGGGTTGAGCTTCCTGCTGGTCCCGTTGGATCAGCCCGGTGTGACAGTTCGGCCCATTCAGCAGCTCACCGGCACATCGGAGTTCAACGAGGTCTTCTTCGACGACGCCGTCACCGATGCCGATCTGGTGGTCGGGGAACCCGGCGAGGGCTGGAAGATCGCGATGGGGCTGCTCACCTTCGAGCGCGGTGTATCCACGCTCGGACAGCAGATCGGATTTGCCCGCGAGCTCCAAGGCGTCGTCGACCTGGCGAAAGCCAATGGCAGTGACCAGGATCCGCACATTCGCGAAAAGATCGCCCGCGCGTGGGTCGGACTGCGCGTGATGCGCGCCCACGCGATGCGCACTCTCGACGCGGTCGACGCCGGAACCGGTGGCGGAGAAGCGTCCGTCGCAAAACTGCTGTGGGCCAACTGGCATCGTGATCTGGGACAGCTGGCGATGGACGTGCAGGGTGCGTCGTCGTTGGTTGCACCGTGGGCGGATTCCGAAGGCAATGCCTCGGACATCACCGATCCCGAGCACCTCGAGCTCGACGAATGGCAACGCCTCTTCCTCTTCACCCGCGCCGACACGATTTACGGCGGCTCCAACGAAATTCAGCGCAACATCATTTCCGAGCGCGTGCTCGGTCTTCCCCGAGAGGCCCGTTAATGTCTGACACCAAAGCCGCGTCCCCGCTTTCCGTTGCGCCGGAGGAAACCCCGGGCCACGGACTGCTCGCGGGCAAGAAGGCGATCATCACCGCCGCAGCCGGAACCGGCATCGGTTTCTCCACTGCGCGCAGGGTGCTTCTCGAGGGCGGCGACGTTCTCGTCTCCGACTTCCACGAGCGTCGACTCGGCGAGACGGTGGAGAAGCTGAAGGCCGAATTCCCCGGTCAGCAGGTCGAATCGATCATCTGCGATGTATCGAGCACCGAGCAGGTCGACGCGTTGTTCGTCGGCGCGGCCGAGAAGTTGGGACGTATCGACATCGTCGTCAACAACGCGGGCCTTGGCGGCGAGACGCCCGTCGTCGACATGACGGACGATCAGTGGGATCGCGTTCTCGACATCACCCTCAACAGCACCTTCCGTTCGACGCGCGCCGCCCTGCGGTACTTCAAGAGCGTTCCCCACGGCGGTGTTCTGGTGAACAACGCGTCCGTTCTCGGTTGGCGCGCGCAGCATTCCCAGGCGCACTACGCCGCAGCCAAGGCCGGCGTCATGGCGCTGACTCGGTGCAGCGCCATCGAAGCAGCGGAGTACGGAGTCCGTATCAACGCGGTCTCGCCTTCCATTGCGCGTCACGCGTTCCTGGCGAAGGTCACCAGTGAGGAACTGCTCGACCAGTTGGCTTCCGGTGAGGCCTACGGCCGCGCCGCGGAGGTCTGGGAGATCGCAACGGTCATCGCGATGCTCGCCAGCGATTACTCCACCTACATGACCGGCGAGATCGTCTCCGTTTCTTCGCAGAGGGCCTAGCGTCCCCGTGCGCGGTTAAGGAGCCCCTGGACTCGCTGACCGCGCACAGGGGAAGGCCCTGGATAGGATTGAATACATGACGCCACCTCGAAATTCCGACGAATCAAACGGCAAGTCCGGGCGCCGCGACGAGCTGCTCGAGATCGCGGCGGGGCTCTTCGCCGATCGCGGAGTGCGCGCGACGACCGTCCGCGACATCGCCGACGCCGCCGGGATCCTGTCCGGCAGCCTGTATCACCATTTCGATTCCAAGGAGTCGATGGTCGACGAGATCCTGCACCAGTTCCTCGACGAACTCTTCGGAAAATACCGCGAGATCGTCGCGGCGGGGTTGGACAGTCGCGCGACGCTCGAAGCACTGGTCGTGACGTCGTACGAGGCCATCGACGCCTCACATTCGGCTGTGGCGATCTACCAGGACGAGGTCAAGCACCTCGTCGGGAACGAGCGCTTCGCTTACCTGGCCGAGCGCAACACCGAATTCCGGGACCTGTGGGTCGGCGTCCTCGAAGCCGGCGTCGCGGACGGGACCTTCCGCTCCGACATCGACGTCGAATTGGTCTTCCGCTTCATGCGCGACACCGTGTGGGTCGCGGTTCGCTGGTACCGACCGGGTGGATCCCTCTCGGCGCACGCCGTCGCGGCTCAATATCTCGCGATCGTGCTCGACGGGCTCTCCGATCCGGCCACAACTTCAGACGCTATTGCTGAATCAACTTCAAGAACTATTGCTGCACAACGAAACTAGGAGCTAACGCTATGTCCGAGGTTTACATCGTCGACGCCATTCGCACACCGATCGGCAAGAGGGGCGGCGCGCTGTCCGGCGTGCACCCCATCGATCTCGGTGCGCACGTCGTCAAGGCACTGGTCGAGCGCACCGGTATCGACCCCAGTGACGTCGACGACGTGATCTTCGGTTGCGTCGACGCCATCGGCGGCCAGGCCGGCAACATCGCCCGTATGTCCTGGCTCGCAGCGGGATTCCCGGAGCACGTTCCCGGGGTGACCGTTGACCGTCAGTGTGGTTCGAGCCAGCAGGCAGTGCACTTCGGCGCTCAGGCCATCCTGTCGGGCACCGCGGATCTGATCGTTGCCGGCGGCGTTCAGAACATGAGCCAGATCCCGATCTCGGCAGCGATGATCGTCGGTCAGCAGTACGGATTCGACACGCCGACTTCGGGTTCGGTCGGTTGGACCGAGCGCTACGGTGACCAGGAAGTCTCGCAGTTCAAGGGCGCCGAAATGATCGCCGAGAAGTGGGACATCAGCCGCGAAGAGCTCGAGAAGTGGGCCCTGCAGAGCCATGAGCGCGCCAAGGCTGCAATCGCCGCGGGTCGCTTCGACAACGAGATCGTCGCCATGGGCGACGCGACCGTCGACGAAGGACCCCGCGAGACCAGCCTCGAGAAGATGGCGACGCTCAAGGTTCTCGTCGAAGACGGACGCATGACCGCGGCAGTGGCCAGCCAGATCTCCGACGGTGCGAGTGCGCTGCTGCTGGCGTCGGCGGAAGCGGTGGAGAAGTACAACCTCAAGCCCCGCGCCCGGATTCATCACCTCAGCGCACGCGGCGACGACCCGATCTTCATGCTCAGTGCGCCGATCCCGGCCACGAAGCATGCTCTCGCGAAGGCCGGCCTGAGCATCGACGACATCGACATCGTCGAGATCAACGAAGCTTTTGCCCCGGTCGTCCTGGCCTGGATCAAGGAGATCGGCGCAGATCCGGCCAAGGTCAACGTCAACGGCGGCGCGATCGCACTCGGTCACCCGCTCGGCGCGACCGGCACCAAGCTGATGGCAACCCTGCTCAACGAACTCGAGCGCACCGGTGGCCGCTACGGCTTGCTGACCATCTGTGAAGGTGGCGGCACCGCGAACGCGACGATTATCGAGCGTCTCTGACGCCTTGCTGTGCGCCTTTATTAACCG encodes:
- a CDS encoding TetR/AcrR family transcriptional regulator; the encoded protein is MTPPRNSDESNGKSGRRDELLEIAAGLFADRGVRATTVRDIADAAGILSGSLYHHFDSKESMVDEILHQFLDELFGKYREIVAAGLDSRATLEALVVTSYEAIDASHSAVAIYQDEVKHLVGNERFAYLAERNTEFRDLWVGVLEAGVADGTFRSDIDVELVFRFMRDTVWVAVRWYRPGGSLSAHAVAAQYLAIVLDGLSDPATTSDAIAESTSRTIAAQRN
- a CDS encoding enoyl-CoA hydratase; translated protein: MTVPFEADVVTYEVRDSVAVVTLNRPDYRNAQNSVVTYALDAAFQRAVEDDDVKVIVLAGNGPHFSAGHDLGTPGRDHHVEYENKATMWWDHVDKPGGDQRFAREMEVYLGMCRRWREIPKPTIAMVQGACIAGGLMLAWVCDMIVAADDAFFSDPVVRMGIPGVEYFAHPWMVGSRFAKEMLFTGDRFTAQRAYEIGMVNRVVARKHLEKETFELAGRIAEMPRFGLALTKKAVNQCEDQMGMRNGIDSVFGLHHFAHAHNAEVGKDSLGGLDAKAMAASARAPQEGTN
- a CDS encoding SDR family oxidoreductase, with the protein product MSDTKAASPLSVAPEETPGHGLLAGKKAIITAAAGTGIGFSTARRVLLEGGDVLVSDFHERRLGETVEKLKAEFPGQQVESIICDVSSTEQVDALFVGAAEKLGRIDIVVNNAGLGGETPVVDMTDDQWDRVLDITLNSTFRSTRAALRYFKSVPHGGVLVNNASVLGWRAQHSQAHYAAAKAGVMALTRCSAIEAAEYGVRINAVSPSIARHAFLAKVTSEELLDQLASGEAYGRAAEVWEIATVIAMLASDYSTYMTGEIVSVSSQRA
- a CDS encoding acetyl-CoA C-acetyltransferase, giving the protein MSEVYIVDAIRTPIGKRGGALSGVHPIDLGAHVVKALVERTGIDPSDVDDVIFGCVDAIGGQAGNIARMSWLAAGFPEHVPGVTVDRQCGSSQQAVHFGAQAILSGTADLIVAGGVQNMSQIPISAAMIVGQQYGFDTPTSGSVGWTERYGDQEVSQFKGAEMIAEKWDISREELEKWALQSHERAKAAIAAGRFDNEIVAMGDATVDEGPRETSLEKMATLKVLVEDGRMTAAVASQISDGASALLLASAEAVEKYNLKPRARIHHLSARGDDPIFMLSAPIPATKHALAKAGLSIDDIDIVEINEAFAPVVLAWIKEIGADPAKVNVNGGAIALGHPLGATGTKLMATLLNELERTGGRYGLLTICEGGGTANATIIERL
- a CDS encoding FadD3 family acyl-CoA ligase codes for the protein MTEQPRTIPSALIRAAEEFGERAAIADGDTRLTFAQLHQRVRDFAGALINRGVKAGDRVVIWAPNTYHWVIALLGAQYAGAAIIPINTRYTGTEALDIIERVDAAALVVVGTFLKADRYQQLLDANPDLRIPTVIQVPIDGDDDRDGVIEFEDFLALATDAARTEADARAAKVQPDDVSDILFTSGTTGRSKGAITAHRQSIAVAKSWGECAEVTADDNFLIISPFFHTFGYKAGILVCLLNGATIVPVSVFNIDDTLALVSSEKISILPGAPTIYQTILDHPRRSEYDLSSLRIAITGAAPVPVALVERMQAELFDAVLTAYGLTEAVVATMCRTDDDPVTVSTSSGRATADFEVKIGDQGEILLRGPNVMLGYLDDPESTAKAIDADGWLHTGDVGTLDERGYLDITDRLKDMYVSGGFNVYPAEIEGMLARLPGVHESAAIGIPDHRMGEVGRVYIAQLDGAGLTEESVIAFLKEKIAGFKVPREVRFVDHLPRNPSGKVLKTVLREEQS
- a CDS encoding acyl-CoA dehydrogenase family protein, with translation MDQSESPDGQMTDDEFAATVAQWLAENLTGKFAQLKGKGGPGSEHEFFEQRLEWDKHLAASGWTCLGWPKEFGGRGASISQQVIFHQEYAKAGAPARVSHIGEELLGPTLIAYGTDEQKRRFLPGINTVSELWSQGYSEPGAGSDLANVSTTARLEDGKWIINGQKVWTSLAHVAQWCFVVCRTEVGSKRHQGLSFLLVPLDQPGVTVRPIQQLTGTSEFNEVFFDDAVTDADLVVGEPGEGWKIAMGLLTFERGVSTLGQQIGFARELQGVVDLAKANGSDQDPHIREKIARAWVGLRVMRAHAMRTLDAVDAGTGGGEASVAKLLWANWHRDLGQLAMDVQGASSLVAPWADSEGNASDITDPEHLELDEWQRLFLFTRADTIYGGSNEIQRNIISERVLGLPREAR